The DNA window GGAGTCGAGCATGTCCATCTTCATCATCGGCCTTGCTCTCTTTATCGGTGTGCATTCGATTTACATCCTGGCACCGAACGTGCGGAGCGCGACGATCGACCGCATTGGCTACAACCCTTGGCGCGGCATCTATTCGCTTGTCTCCCTCGCTGGACTCGTTCTCACGATCTACGGCTATGGTCTTGCCCGACAGGATCCGGTGCTGCTGTTCGAGCCCCCGCCGTGGGCTCGCGATTTCGCCTTCGTGCTGATGGCGGTGGCATTGCCTTTACTGGTTGCCTCGTTCTTTCCTAAACCAACCCGCATCGGCCGCTTCGTTCGTCATCCCATGCTGATGTCGGTGACGCTTTGGGCGGTTGCTCATGTGCTGGCCGTCGGGACGCTGGCTGGGGTGTTACTCAGCGCCGTCTTCTTTGTATGGGCGCTGGCGGCCCGGTTCTCGCTGATCGCGCGGCCGATGACGGCATCGTCGGTATCGCCATCGGCCCCGATCAACGACTGGATCGCCGTGGCGATCGGTCTTGCCGTCTGGGCGGCGTTGCTGTTCGCGCTGCACGACTGGCTGATTGGCATGCCGTTGCTGTGAGGCGCGCGCGGCGTGCATGAAGAGGTGGCGTCGTGGCAAAAAAGGCTGTAAACGGCGTCAATGAAAAGCGCTGGCTCGGGTTGGCGCAAGGCGTGCCCATAGGCCGTGATCCGCGGGATCGCGGACCGATAGTTGGATAGAAGATGTCTGATATTTTCGACGAAGTCGGCGATGACCTGCGCCGTGATCGGCTGACGACCCTGTGGAAGCGTTATGGCTGGGTTCTCTATGTGGCTGCCGGCATTGTCGTCGCCGGTACGGCTGCTTGGCGTGCCTATGATTATTGGTCGACCAGCCGCGCCAATGCGGCGGGCGATGCCTATTCTCAGGTGCTGGCCTCGGCCAAGGCAGGCGACCACAAGGGCCTCGCCGAGTCGCTGGCGCTCTATGCTGGTAGCGCGCCATCGCAATATCAGGTTCTGGCTCGGTTCCGCGCTGCTTCCGAGCATGCTGCGATGGGCGAGACCGATAACGCGCTGGCCGCTTTCGAAGACCTCTCCAAGGCCTCCGGCGTTGAACCTGCTTTCCGCGACCTCGCCACCGTCCGCGCCGCGCTGATTGCCGTCGATCGGGAAAGCCTCGATCAGATCAAGGCGCGGGTTTCCGGCTATAACAACGACATTTCGCCCTGGCGCTATGCCGCGCGCGAGATCATCGCGCTTGCCGCCGTTCGTGCCGAGGACTGGAAGAGCGTCAGCCAGGAAGCCCGCAAGTTGACCGACGATCCCGCGACCCCGTCGGACGTGCGCGCCCGTGCTCGCATTTTGCGTGACCTCGCAATCTCCGAGGCCGGCGATGTCGAAAATGGAGCAGCCGGATGACAGTTCTCCTCCGCCTTTCCTCGGCCGCCCTTGCGCTGGCCGTCGTTGCGACGCTCGGTAGCTGCGGGTCGGATTCGGCGATGGATTCAATTTCTTCGCTTAATCCCTTCAAGAAAGACAAGCCGGTAGCCGAGGGTAATCGCACCTCCATTTTGGCCGTTTCGGATCCGACGCGGGGCATCACCAATGGTCGGGCGACCATCGGCGCGGCCACGGCGCTTGCCGCTTGGTCGCAGCCCGGCGGTACGGCCACCAATGATCCCGGTAATGTCGCCGGTGCCCTGCAAGGGGTGCACTACTGGTCGATGAAGGGTGGGCAGTCCGGTTTCGGCAACGGTATGATGGGCCTGTCCACCAGCAAAGGGCGTGGCATTTCGGCGCGACCGGTGGCGGCTGACGGGATCGTCTACGTCTATGATGCCTCGGGTGTCGTGTCCGGCTTCAAAGTGGCCAACAGTGGCGCGACCTGGCATGTCGGCGCCTACCCGGCGGGCTCGAGCGACTCCGTGGGCGGCGGTGGCCTCGCCGTGGCGGGCGGTCGCGTCTACGCGGCGACCGGCTATGGTGAACTCCTCGCCATCGACGTTGCCAGCAGCTCTATTGTCTGGCGCGTGAAGCTCGATGCGCCGGCCCGCTCGGCACCCGCCGTTGGTAGTGGCAAGGTGGTCGTCACCGCTCAGTCTGGTGTGGTCCAGGCCTTTGACGCGACAACTGGCGCCGCCGGCTGGCGCGCTTCCACCGAGGTTTCAGGGGCATCGTTGGCTGGCGCCGGCAGCGCTGCGATTTCCGCCGACACAGTCGTGGTCGCCGGTTCGACCGGTCAGATCCAGGCGTTCGATCTCGCCACCGGAACCGCGAAATGGCAGGCCTCGATCACCGGCGGTAGCTCGATTTCGGCGATCACCGGCCTGCGTGACGCCTCGGCGAGCCCGGTGATTCACGGCGATGCCGTCTACGCGACCGGTATTGGTGGTTCGCTGGTTGCTCTTGATGTCAAAACCGGCGATGTCCGCTGGCAGCAGCCGATCGGTAGCGCCGAAACGCCTGTCGTCTCGGGTGGCAGCTTGTTCCTGATCGACCTGGAAAACCGGATGATCGCCGTCGACCTCAAGACCGGCAAGGTGATTTGGTCGCAGACGCTGCCGCTCAAGCCCTCGTCGAGCCGTAGAGGCTCGTGGGCCGGGCCGGTGATGGCGGCCGGCAAGCTGTGGGCCTCGTCCAACGACGGCCGTGTCGCTTCGGTGGACGCGGTTACCGGCGCGCTCGGCGTCAATACGGAAATTGGTTTCAGTGGCGCCATCGCGCCTATTCTGAGCTCTGGCAAGATGATGGTTCTGGCCGGAGACGGTACGCTCATCGCCGTGAACTGAACACGCGGCGCCACAAGAAAACGGACGGGCGGCGGCGGATCGGGTGATCCGGCGCCGCAATGTCTATTGAAGGAAGTCTCGACCATGCCTGCGCAACCGACCATTGCTCTCGTCGGCCGCCCGAATGTCGGCAAGTCTACGCTGTTCAACCGCCTCGTCGGCAAGAAGCTGGCGCTGGTCGACGACACGCCCGGCGTGACACGCGACCGTCGCGTCGGCAGTGGCCGGCTCGGCGATCTCAACTTTCAGGTGATCGACACCGCCGGTCTCGAAGAAGCGAATCCGGAATCGCTCGAAGGCCGCATGCGCGCCCAGACCGAAACGGCTATCCGGGAAGCCGACGCAATTCTGTTCATCTATGATGCCCGCTCGGGTATCACGCCGCTCGACAAGCATTTCTCCGAAGTGATCCGTCGCATGGATCGGGACGTGATCCTCGTCGCCAACAAGGCGGAGGGCAGCGGTGTCCATGCCGGCCTGATGGAAGCCTTCGAGCTTGGCCTTGGCGAGGCGATCGCCATTTCTGCTGAGCACGGCGAAGGCTTGGCCGATCTCTACGATGCGCTGCGAGAGGCGTTCGAAGGGCGTCTTGGCTTTGCCGAGCCCGACAGCGAGGAGGCGGTCGTCAACCTCGACGTCGATGAGGATGGCAATCTCGTCCAGCCACAGCCGCAGCGGCCGCTACGCGTCACCGTCACTGGCCGGCCGAATGCCGGCAAGTCGACGCTGATCAATCGTATGGTTGGCGAGGACCGGTTACTCACCGGGCCCGAGGCTGGCATCACCCGCGATTCCATCTCTGTGGATTGGGTGTGGCGGGACCGCGAAGTCAAGTTGTTCGACACCGCCGGCCTTCGTCGCAAAGCGCGCGTGCAGGGGAAGCTGGAAAAGCTGTCGGTGGCCGATGCTATTCGAGCCATCAAATTCGCCGAAGTGGTCGTGGTGCTGCTCGACGCGACCATTCCTTTCGAAAAACAGGACCTGCATATCGTCGACCTGATCGTCCGCGAGGGCAGGGCGCTGGTGATCGGCGTCAACAAGTGGGATCTCGTCGAGGATCGCGCCGCCAAGCTCAAGGAATTGCGCGAGGAATGCGAGCGGTTGTTGCCGCAGGTGCGTGGCGTCGAATTGGTGACGCTGTCCGGCATCAATGGCCAGGGCCTCGACAAGCTGATGCAGGCAGTCGTGCGCTCCTATGACGTTTGGAATACCCGCATCTCCACCGGTCGGCTCAATCGCTGGCTGACCGGCCTCATCGAGCATCATCCGCCCCCGGCCGTCGCCGGCCGGCGCCTGAAGATTCGCTACATTACCCAGGCGAAAACGCGGCCGCCAATGTTCATCATTTTCGGTTCGCGGTCGGAGGCGATGCCGGTGAGCTACATGCGCTATCTTTCCAATGGCCTGCGAGAAAGCTTCGAAATGCCGGGCACGCCAATCCGCGTTGAGATGCGTTCGGGCGGCGAGAACCCCTACGACAAAAAGGACTGAGCCCAAGACGCGGTCACTTATCGGTGACGTCTCTTTGAGGCCATTGAAATATATCGCTATGCCTGATGAGTGTGGCGGTTATTCCCGGGCGGATCTTCCGGCGCTTCCTCAGCGCCGGATTTGTCGTGGGGTGTCTCTTACCCAGGATTTTTCATCATGCTCCTTGAGAAACTCAACTGGCGCTACGCCACCAAGAAGTTCGACGCGACTCGCGTAGTGCCGCAGGACAAGATTGAGCGGATTATCGAGGCCGCCCGTCTTGCTCCGACCTCGAGCGGTTTGCAGCCCTACGAGTTGCTCGTCATCACCAATCAGGACATCAAAGCAAAGATCCTGCCGATTGCCAGCGGCCAGGCCCAGGTGGTCGATGCCTCGCATCTCCTCGTCTTCGCCGCGTGGGACACCTACACGGCCGACCGTATCAACGAGGCTTTCGACTTTGTCGTGGCCGAGCGGAAACTCGACGGCGAGCGTCTCACGAACTGGAACGCCTACCGGCAGCGCCTGCTGACGGCCTATGTGCCGCGCGATGCCCGCACCAACTTCGAGCACGCCGCCCGCCAGGCCTATATCGGTTTCGGTCTCGCCATCGCCGAGGCGGCGATGCTGGAGGTCGACGCGACGCCGATGGAGGGCTTTGACGCCGATGCGCTCGACGAGTTGCTCGGTCTCCGGGCGCGTGGCCTGAGGTCGGTTACTATCCTGCCGCTCGGCTATCGCGAGGCGGACAAGGACTGGCTGGTGAGCCTCAAAAAGGTCCGTCGTCCCAGGGAAAAGTTCGTGACCGAGCTCCGCTGAGGCGATCGCATTTTATGACGCCCGTCCACCCTTCGATGGAGGACGGGCGCTTTGTTTTCGAGCGAAGTTTTGGATCGCTGTCCAGAAGGCTGGGCGACGTCAATAAAAAGCCAGAATAATATATTGATGTGAAACGGTAAATTTGCTTGGCACGATGCCTGTTGACGGGTGCGCCGGTCCATGGCTTCTGATGTCAGAATCGGCTAGAACGAAGCATATCTGGAAGTTCCGGTCGCGTGGAATCGTGCGTTGTCCGATCGGACGATGAGACCGGAAAGACAATCCCGCCGCCTTCAGGTCGTTCGGCCGAACGGCGGAGTAGTTCAGGAAGTTGAAGTCATTGGCTGAAGAGACGAAGACACCAGACGGTACAGAGCCGACCGACATCAAAGCGGTGTCGATCATCGAGGAAATGAAGCGCAGCTATCTCGATTACGCGATGAGCGTGATCGTGTCTCGCGCGCTGCCGGATGTCCGCGACGGCCTGAAGCCGGTGCACCGGCGCATCCTCTACTCGATGAGCGAGAATGGCTGCGACTGGAACAAGCCGTATCGCAAGTCGGCGCGCATCGTCGGCGACGTCATGGGTAAGTACCATCCGCATGGCGACAGCTCGATCTATGACGCATTGGTGCGCATGGCGCAGCCGTTCTCGATGCGGCTGCCGGTGGTCGACGGGCAGGGCAACTTCGGCTCCATCGACGGCGACAGCGCGGCCGCCATGCGTTACACCGAGGTCCGCCTCGAGAGGGTAGCGCAGGCGCTGACCGACGACCTCGACAAGGACACCGTCGACTTCAATCCCAACTACGACGGTTCCGAAAGAGAGCCGTCGGTGCTGCCGGCCCGCTTCCCCAATCTGTTGGTCAACGGCTCCGGCGGCATTGCCGTGGGCATGGCGACCAATATTCCCTCGCACAACCTCGGCGAAGTGGTCGATGCCACCATTCGCCTGATGGACAATCCTGACATCGACATCGAAGAACTGATGGAGGTGTTGCCAGGCCCCGATTTCCCGACGGGCGCCATGATTCTCGGGCGCTCCGGTATCCGTCAGGCCTTCATGACCGGCCGCGGGTCGGTCGTCATGCGCAGCCGCGTCGTCGTCGAGCAGATCCGCAAGGATCGCGAGGCGCTGATCGTCACCGAGATTCCCTATCAGGTGAACAAGTCGGTGATGGTCGAGAAGATCGCCGAGTTGGTTCGCGAGAAGCGCGTCGAGGGAATCGCCGATCTTCGCGACGAAAGCTCGCGCGATGGCATTCGCGTCGTTATCGAGCTGAAGCGCGACGCCGTTGCCGACGTGGTGCTCAACCAGCTTTATCGCTTCTCGCAGCTGCAGACCTCGTTCGGCGTCAACATGGTGGCCCTGAACGGCGGCCGGCCGCAGCTGATGAACATCCGGGAAGTGCTCAGCGCCTTCATCGCCTTCCGTGAGGTGGTGGTGACGCGGCGCACGCGCTTCCTGCTCGGCAAGGCGCGTGATCGGGCGCATGTCTTGGTCGGTCTCGCCATCGCCGTCGCCAACATCGACGAGGTGATCGCCGTCATCCGCAACGCGCCCGATCCGAGCACCGCCCGCGAGCAGTTGATGACCCGCCGCTGGCCGGCCGCCGATGTCGAGGCGCTGATCCGCCTCATCGACGACCCACGCCACGAAGTGAACGATGACGGCACTTACAACCTCTCTGAAGAGCAGGCTCGTGCCATCCTCGACCTCCGCCTGCAGCGCCTCACCGCGCTCGGCCGGGACGAGATTTCCGAGGAGCTCAACCAGCTCGCCGACGAGATCAAGGGTTATCTCGAGATCCTCGCCTCGCGCGAACGGGTGATGGGAATCATCCGCGACGAGCTGACCGAGATCAAGACCGCCTATGCCACGCCGCGCCGGACCGAGATCGTCGAATCCGACGGCGACATGGAGGATGAAGACCTCATCGCCCGCGAGGATATGGTGGTCACGGTGTCCCACGAGGGGTACATCAAGCGCGTGCAATTGTCGCAGTACCGGGCGCAGAACCGTGGCGGCAAGGGTCGCTCCGGCATGGCGACCAAGGAAGAGGATTTCGTCACCCGCCTGTTCATTGCCTCGACGCATGCGCCGGTGCTGTTCTTCTCTTCGCGCGGCATCGCTTATAAGCTCAAGGTCTGGCGGCTGCCGCTCGGCACGCCGCAATCGCGCGGCAAGTTCATCAAAAACATCCTGCCGTTACAGGATGGCGAGCGCATCACGTCTATTCTGGCACTGCCGGAGGACGAGGCGAGCTGGTCGGATCTTGATGTGGTGTTCGCCACCCGCCTCGGCACCGTCCGTCGCAATAAGCTGAGCGACTTCACGCAGGTCAACCGTAACGGCAAGATCGCCATGAAGTTCGACGACGAGGCCGATGGCATCGTCGGCGTCGAGACTTGCACGGAAAATGACGACTTCCTGCTGGTATCGGCGCTCGGTCAGTGCATCCGCTTCTCCGTGGGCGATGTGCGCGTCTTCAAGGGACGTGATTCCACCGGTGTGCGTGGCATCTCGCTCGCCGATGGTGACGAACTGATCTCCATGACCATCCTTCGGCATTTCGATGCCAGCCCAGCCGAGCGCACCGCCTTCCAGAAGCAGTGGGCGGCCGAGCAGCGGTTGGCTGGCGAGGAGGAAGCGGACGTGGAGGATGTGGTTGCCGACGAGGTCGAGGAAGAAGGCAACGGTATCGATGTGCTTTCCCCCGATCGCTATGCCGAGATGATGTTGGCTCAGCAGTTCCTGCTGACGGCTACCGAGCAGGGCTACGGCAAGCGTTCGTCGTCCTACGAGTTCCGAATCTCAGGCCGCGGCGGCAAGGGCATCAAGGCAACCGATCAGGGCAAGCTCGACGAGATTGGCAAGCTGGTCGCCGCGTTCCCGGTGGAGCCCACTGATCAGATCATGCTGGTGTCCAACGGCGGTCAGTTGATTCGCGTGCCGGTCGGCCAGATTCGCATCGTCTCGCGCGCCTCGAAGGGTGTCCGTATCTTCAATACGGCTGAGGGCGAGAAGGTGGTATCGGTCGAGCATATCACCGATATCGGAGAAGAGAACGGCGCCGAGGAGTGATCCTGGCGCCTGCGCGGAAATCTTAAAAAGACAGGGCGCAAGACGATGGCCAAACGTCTTGCGCCCTTACCGCATCTTAGGTGAAGCTCGGTAGAACCTCGCCTGTTCTTCGATGGTCTTCGTCAGTCTACAATGGTGAGACCTGCCGCCACGGTGGTGACCGTGATGCCCACGTTGGTCCGCGCCTCTTTGGCGCAAACCTTCAGACCGTCGACCGTTTCGACGGCGCAATGGCCTATATCTGAGACTTGGTCACCTCGGCCGACTTCCGGATAGATGGGTTCCGTCGCGCCGATTGACAGAACGGCAGCCGAAAGCCCGGCCATGACGAGGGCCATCTTCCTCAAACGCAATACACGATGCTTCGTCATGTCAGTCCGCCTTCCTGCGCGAGACCTAATGTAAGGATCGAGTTTGGGTCGGGATCGTTACCTGGCAGTTAACGCGCTCCTGACGATTGAACGCATCGGGGTTAATGCTTAACGACTGGTTAATGCGACCAAGTGCCTAGATCCGACGGACTTGGCTGCGCGGCGACCGCTTCGGCGTGGCGCGCAGTTGTTAACAGGCGGCGAAACGGCTATTCAGGTGACCATGAAGACAGCCCTTTACGCCGGTTCGTTCGACCCGGCCACCTATGGTCATCTCGACATCATCGAGCGCGCATCCCGTCTGTTCGACAGGCTCGTTGTCGCCGTCGGTGCCCATCACGAGAAGAAAGGCGAGTTCGACGCCGCCGACCGCGAAGCCATGCTGCGTGACCTTGTTGCGCCGATCGCCGCCCGCACCGGTGGCCGAATCGAAGTTGTCGCCTTCGCCGGCCTTCTCGTGGACGCAGCGCGCGAGCATGGCGCCAACGCCATCATCCGTGGCCTTCGCAATGCATCCGACCTCGACGTCGAGTCGGGCATGGCGGGTATGAACGCGGCCATGGCACCGGAGATCGACACCATCTATCTCGGCGCTTCTCCGGCGGTGAGGCACATTGCCTCCAGTCTCGTCAAGCAGATCGCTCGATTGGGGGGAGACGTCGCCGCCTTTGTTCCGCCGCAGGTGGCGGAGAAACTCCGCGCCCGATATTCGGCCCATTGAACGGCCACCACGACAATACAGGGAGATCGATGTGATCCGCAGGACCTTTCTCGCGGCGCTCGCCGCCACCAGCCTTGTGCTGGCTACTGGCGCTTGGTCCACTCGTACCTGGGCCGCGTCGCCCGACAACACGCTGATTCTGGAGACCAGCAAGGGCAAGGTGACCATTGAGCTCAGGCCCGACCTCGCACCGAAGCATGTCGCTCAGATCAAAGCGCTGGTCGGCAAGCACTTTTACGATGGCATCATCTTCCATCGGGTGATCGAGGGCTTCATGGCCCAGACAGGCGATCCCACGGGGACCGGCATGGGGGGCTCCGATCTGCCGGATATTCCTGCCGAGTTCTCGAAGACGCACTTCGGGCGCGGCACCCTCGGCATGGCGCGTGCTCAGGACCCCGATAGCGCCAACTCGCAATTCTTCATCATGTTCGCCGACGGCAGCTTCCTCGATGGTCAGTACACCGTCTGGGGGCAGGTCACCGACGGCATGGATGTGGTCGACAAGATCAACCGTGGCGAGCCGCCGGCCAACCCGGACAAAATCGTCAAGGCGCGCCTCGCTTCTGCTCCGAACTGACCGATCGAACTTCCCAGCCGACCGTGATAAGAGCACTGCCGGCAAAACAGACCCGAAAGGAGGCCCGCGTGGCCGATATCAAGGATCCCGAGAATACCCTCGTCATGGAAACCACCAAGGGCACCGTCGTCATCGAGATGCGGCCGGACCTTGCACCCAACCATGTCGCCCATATCAAGACGCTGGTGCGCGAGAAGTTCTACGACGGCATCGTCTTCCACCGGGTGATCGAGGGCTTCATGG is part of the Pleomorphomonas sp. PLEO genome and encodes:
- a CDS encoding NnrU family protein, which produces MSIFIIGLALFIGVHSIYILAPNVRSATIDRIGYNPWRGIYSLVSLAGLVLTIYGYGLARQDPVLLFEPPPWARDFAFVLMAVALPLLVASFFPKPTRIGRFVRHPMLMSVTLWAVAHVLAVGTLAGVLLSAVFFVWALAARFSLIARPMTASSVSPSAPINDWIAVAIGLAVWAALLFALHDWLIGMPLL
- a CDS encoding tetratricopeptide repeat protein, with the translated sequence MSDIFDEVGDDLRRDRLTTLWKRYGWVLYVAAGIVVAGTAAWRAYDYWSTSRANAAGDAYSQVLASAKAGDHKGLAESLALYAGSAPSQYQVLARFRAASEHAAMGETDNALAAFEDLSKASGVEPAFRDLATVRAALIAVDRESLDQIKARVSGYNNDISPWRYAAREIIALAAVRAEDWKSVSQEARKLTDDPATPSDVRARARILRDLAISEAGDVENGAAG
- a CDS encoding PQQ-binding-like beta-propeller repeat protein, which encodes MTVLLRLSSAALALAVVATLGSCGSDSAMDSISSLNPFKKDKPVAEGNRTSILAVSDPTRGITNGRATIGAATALAAWSQPGGTATNDPGNVAGALQGVHYWSMKGGQSGFGNGMMGLSTSKGRGISARPVAADGIVYVYDASGVVSGFKVANSGATWHVGAYPAGSSDSVGGGGLAVAGGRVYAATGYGELLAIDVASSSIVWRVKLDAPARSAPAVGSGKVVVTAQSGVVQAFDATTGAAGWRASTEVSGASLAGAGSAAISADTVVVAGSTGQIQAFDLATGTAKWQASITGGSSISAITGLRDASASPVIHGDAVYATGIGGSLVALDVKTGDVRWQQPIGSAETPVVSGGSLFLIDLENRMIAVDLKTGKVIWSQTLPLKPSSSRRGSWAGPVMAAGKLWASSNDGRVASVDAVTGALGVNTEIGFSGAIAPILSSGKMMVLAGDGTLIAVN
- the der gene encoding ribosome biogenesis GTPase Der, coding for MPAQPTIALVGRPNVGKSTLFNRLVGKKLALVDDTPGVTRDRRVGSGRLGDLNFQVIDTAGLEEANPESLEGRMRAQTETAIREADAILFIYDARSGITPLDKHFSEVIRRMDRDVILVANKAEGSGVHAGLMEAFELGLGEAIAISAEHGEGLADLYDALREAFEGRLGFAEPDSEEAVVNLDVDEDGNLVQPQPQRPLRVTVTGRPNAGKSTLINRMVGEDRLLTGPEAGITRDSISVDWVWRDREVKLFDTAGLRRKARVQGKLEKLSVADAIRAIKFAEVVVVLLDATIPFEKQDLHIVDLIVREGRALVIGVNKWDLVEDRAAKLKELREECERLLPQVRGVELVTLSGINGQGLDKLMQAVVRSYDVWNTRISTGRLNRWLTGLIEHHPPPAVAGRRLKIRYITQAKTRPPMFIIFGSRSEAMPVSYMRYLSNGLRESFEMPGTPIRVEMRSGGENPYDKKD
- a CDS encoding NAD(P)H-dependent oxidoreductase is translated as MLLEKLNWRYATKKFDATRVVPQDKIERIIEAARLAPTSSGLQPYELLVITNQDIKAKILPIASGQAQVVDASHLLVFAAWDTYTADRINEAFDFVVAERKLDGERLTNWNAYRQRLLTAYVPRDARTNFEHAARQAYIGFGLAIAEAAMLEVDATPMEGFDADALDELLGLRARGLRSVTILPLGYREADKDWLVSLKKVRRPREKFVTELR
- the gyrA gene encoding DNA gyrase subunit A codes for the protein MKRSYLDYAMSVIVSRALPDVRDGLKPVHRRILYSMSENGCDWNKPYRKSARIVGDVMGKYHPHGDSSIYDALVRMAQPFSMRLPVVDGQGNFGSIDGDSAAAMRYTEVRLERVAQALTDDLDKDTVDFNPNYDGSEREPSVLPARFPNLLVNGSGGIAVGMATNIPSHNLGEVVDATIRLMDNPDIDIEELMEVLPGPDFPTGAMILGRSGIRQAFMTGRGSVVMRSRVVVEQIRKDREALIVTEIPYQVNKSVMVEKIAELVREKRVEGIADLRDESSRDGIRVVIELKRDAVADVVLNQLYRFSQLQTSFGVNMVALNGGRPQLMNIREVLSAFIAFREVVVTRRTRFLLGKARDRAHVLVGLAIAVANIDEVIAVIRNAPDPSTAREQLMTRRWPAADVEALIRLIDDPRHEVNDDGTYNLSEEQARAILDLRLQRLTALGRDEISEELNQLADEIKGYLEILASRERVMGIIRDELTEIKTAYATPRRTEIVESDGDMEDEDLIAREDMVVTVSHEGYIKRVQLSQYRAQNRGGKGRSGMATKEEDFVTRLFIASTHAPVLFFSSRGIAYKLKVWRLPLGTPQSRGKFIKNILPLQDGERITSILALPEDEASWSDLDVVFATRLGTVRRNKLSDFTQVNRNGKIAMKFDDEADGIVGVETCTENDDFLLVSALGQCIRFSVGDVRVFKGRDSTGVRGISLADGDELISMTILRHFDASPAERTAFQKQWAAEQRLAGEEEADVEDVVADEVEEEGNGIDVLSPDRYAEMMLAQQFLLTATEQGYGKRSSSYEFRISGRGGKGIKATDQGKLDEIGKLVAAFPVEPTDQIMLVSNGGQLIRVPVGQIRIVSRASKGVRIFNTAEGEKVVSVEHITDIGEENGAEE
- the coaD gene encoding pantetheine-phosphate adenylyltransferase; its protein translation is MKTALYAGSFDPATYGHLDIIERASRLFDRLVVAVGAHHEKKGEFDAADREAMLRDLVAPIAARTGGRIEVVAFAGLLVDAAREHGANAIIRGLRNASDLDVESGMAGMNAAMAPEIDTIYLGASPAVRHIASSLVKQIARLGGDVAAFVPPQVAEKLRARYSAH
- a CDS encoding peptidylprolyl isomerase, coding for MLATGAWSTRTWAASPDNTLILETSKGKVTIELRPDLAPKHVAQIKALVGKHFYDGIIFHRVIEGFMAQTGDPTGTGMGGSDLPDIPAEFSKTHFGRGTLGMARAQDPDSANSQFFIMFADGSFLDGQYTVWGQVTDGMDVVDKINRGEPPANPDKIVKARLASAPN